In Myxococcales bacterium, a single genomic region encodes these proteins:
- a CDS encoding ATP-binding cassette domain-containing protein, which translates to MARLAAKGLSVTLGGRQLLRDVNLELDGGEVVGLLGPSGAGKSTLFRALVGEERPEAGGVFFEGTDVTTEPLWKRARRGLGYVPQTPSVLWELTVSENLSTFVRFARDHSRGRSPPAASELASRLELGDHGTVVAGRLSGGERRRLELARALSMAPSVLVCDEPFAGVDPKGAAHLGAILRGLGEAGVAVILADHHVAEALAVCTRAILLLDGAIVTEGTPAAFVEHPLVKGRYLGTLESAADRG; encoded by the coding sequence ATGGCTCGCCTCGCCGCCAAGGGACTCTCCGTCACGCTCGGCGGGCGCCAGCTCCTCCGCGACGTCAACCTCGAGCTTGATGGCGGCGAGGTCGTGGGGCTCTTGGGCCCATCGGGCGCCGGCAAATCGACCCTGTTCCGCGCGCTCGTTGGCGAAGAGCGGCCCGAGGCCGGCGGCGTTTTCTTCGAGGGGACGGACGTGACCACCGAGCCGCTTTGGAAGCGAGCCCGCCGCGGGTTGGGTTACGTGCCCCAAACCCCGAGCGTGTTGTGGGAGCTCACGGTGAGCGAGAACCTCTCGACGTTCGTGCGGTTTGCACGCGATCACTCGCGAGGACGTTCACCACCGGCGGCGAGCGAGCTGGCCTCGCGCCTCGAACTCGGAGATCACGGCACCGTCGTCGCAGGCCGCCTCTCCGGCGGGGAACGGCGACGCCTCGAGCTCGCGCGGGCCCTATCGATGGCGCCCAGCGTCCTCGTCTGCGACGAGCCCTTCGCCGGCGTCGACCCCAAGGGTGCAGCCCACCTCGGCGCGATCCTTCGCGGGTTAGGTGAAGCCGGCGTGGCCGTGATCTTGGCCGATCACCACGTGGCCGAGGCGCTCGCGGTTTGCACCCGCGCCATCTTGCTGCTCGACGGTGCCATCGTCACCGAGGGGACGCCCGCGGCGTTCGTGGAGCACCCGCTCGTGAAGGGCCGCTACCTGGGCACGCTCGAGTCCGCCGCCGACCGCGGCTGA
- a CDS encoding dynamin family protein → MRLFEVLSRWFGRVEIALALADDTLREAEAALARGDALRAEAAAKQVLERVPGSVLALALLADAREAAGLYDDLLATLDELVTRVPSRAEVWTRLGAARRRLARPSADVREAYLRALGVAAPGSEARRDALLALCDLDLAEGDVGRAELWLAGIAPNAAHAVDVALRQAELALARNDATRALAELERVVAADATDGRFALARARAFALAGRADVFAPATRAYLLDMPGASELLSSSLGWIATDAPTRERLRALVDAHGELGHARWRAAFARAEGRRDEARAALGDALAGGDQSAAMPLLEAALDDRDIGALGAAVRAAPASPLLADADVLVRGAAAKDAPEAEWPAMLAALASVEGARSEAFAGEILTQFLEHLVPPTGLSQWSFVLSRLDAHARSLHDLDATSRVAELAALRARPVRLAIVGEFNAGKSTFVNALMGQDAAPTGVLPTTATQHLLRYGPDEIARIRLHEATPGPSGEPLTTRTVPLSELRRTLAALGDANVDGVEIELPLASLTRVEIIDTPGFNAPNRKHTDAARRALEEADVLLWLLDASQPLKQTERVVLEEAKAARIPLQILVGKADRIAPEDHAKVLAMVEEALRETGLPSLSPPRLFSARVALAEKLGQAGDSASPVRSGWAEVERILDEEVVARSDAHKERALRRRAHALVERLLGAARATWDRERTDETARSERARALATAAAEIDRDADAIAAALVRSLTPADKALEGDLAVSQVAPSADADGALFRYRMDRAMARLTPTLAAALSGVAQGTGLAPADLTALARLLVRTVSASLKPPFTEALARAALPALTEHLRALALATPTRSGAAALARELGAFAHVMR, encoded by the coding sequence GTGCGACTTTTCGAAGTTCTCAGCCGCTGGTTCGGGCGTGTCGAGATCGCCTTGGCGCTCGCCGACGACACCTTGCGCGAGGCCGAGGCGGCCCTCGCACGCGGCGACGCGCTCCGGGCCGAGGCCGCCGCAAAGCAGGTCCTCGAGCGCGTCCCGGGCTCGGTCTTGGCGCTGGCGCTCTTGGCCGACGCGCGCGAGGCGGCGGGGCTCTACGACGACCTACTCGCTACCCTCGACGAGCTCGTGACACGCGTCCCGTCGCGCGCCGAGGTCTGGACCCGCCTCGGCGCGGCGCGGCGGCGCCTCGCGCGACCTTCCGCTGACGTGCGGGAGGCGTACCTGAGGGCCCTCGGCGTCGCGGCTCCGGGGAGCGAAGCGCGCCGCGACGCCTTGCTGGCGCTCTGCGATCTCGATCTCGCCGAGGGCGACGTAGGACGCGCCGAACTCTGGCTCGCCGGCATCGCGCCAAACGCCGCGCACGCCGTCGACGTGGCGTTGCGGCAAGCCGAGCTGGCACTCGCACGAAACGATGCGACGCGCGCGCTCGCCGAACTCGAGCGAGTCGTCGCGGCAGACGCCACCGATGGTCGCTTCGCGCTCGCGCGCGCTCGCGCGTTTGCACTCGCGGGCAGGGCCGACGTTTTCGCGCCGGCCACGCGCGCGTACCTGCTCGACATGCCCGGCGCCAGCGAGTTGCTCTCGTCGAGCCTCGGGTGGATCGCGACCGACGCGCCGACGCGTGAGCGGCTGCGGGCCCTCGTCGACGCGCACGGCGAGCTTGGTCACGCGCGCTGGCGCGCCGCTTTTGCCCGCGCCGAGGGGCGCCGCGACGAGGCCCGCGCGGCGCTCGGAGATGCCCTCGCAGGCGGCGATCAGTCCGCCGCCATGCCGCTCCTCGAGGCGGCCCTCGACGATCGTGACATCGGCGCTCTCGGAGCGGCGGTGCGCGCCGCGCCGGCGTCGCCTCTCTTGGCGGACGCCGACGTGCTTGTCCGCGGTGCCGCAGCCAAGGACGCTCCCGAGGCCGAGTGGCCGGCGATGCTCGCCGCGCTGGCGTCCGTCGAGGGCGCGAGGAGCGAGGCCTTCGCCGGCGAGATCCTCACGCAATTCCTCGAGCACCTGGTGCCGCCCACGGGGTTGTCCCAATGGTCGTTCGTGTTGTCCCGCCTCGATGCTCACGCCCGTTCGCTCCACGATCTCGACGCCACCTCACGGGTCGCTGAGTTGGCTGCGCTGCGCGCGAGGCCCGTGCGGCTCGCGATCGTCGGGGAGTTCAACGCCGGCAAGAGCACGTTCGTCAACGCGCTCATGGGGCAAGATGCGGCCCCCACGGGCGTCTTGCCCACGACGGCAACGCAACACCTCCTCCGCTACGGTCCCGACGAAATCGCGCGGATCCGCCTCCACGAAGCGACCCCCGGGCCTTCCGGCGAGCCCCTCACGACCCGCACGGTTCCGCTCTCGGAGCTCCGTCGAACGCTCGCGGCGCTCGGCGACGCGAACGTCGACGGCGTCGAGATCGAGCTTCCCCTCGCGTCCCTGACGCGCGTCGAGATCATCGACACGCCAGGCTTCAACGCGCCGAATCGCAAGCACACCGACGCGGCGCGCCGCGCCCTTGAGGAAGCCGACGTACTCCTTTGGCTCCTCGACGCGTCGCAACCGCTCAAGCAAACGGAGCGCGTCGTCCTCGAGGAGGCGAAGGCGGCGCGCATTCCACTTCAGATCCTCGTCGGCAAGGCCGATCGCATCGCGCCCGAGGATCACGCGAAGGTCCTCGCTATGGTCGAGGAAGCGCTTCGTGAGACAGGGCTCCCGTCGCTGTCGCCGCCGCGGCTCTTCTCGGCGCGCGTCGCGCTCGCGGAGAAGCTGGGGCAAGCCGGCGACAGCGCGTCCCCGGTCCGCTCTGGCTGGGCCGAGGTGGAGCGGATTTTGGACGAAGAGGTCGTCGCGCGCAGCGATGCGCACAAGGAGCGCGCCCTCAGGCGCCGCGCCCACGCGCTCGTGGAGCGGCTGCTTGGTGCGGCCCGTGCCACCTGGGACCGTGAGCGCACCGATGAGACGGCCCGGAGCGAGCGAGCGCGCGCCCTCGCCACGGCTGCCGCGGAGATCGATCGAGACGCCGACGCTATCGCGGCGGCCCTCGTTCGGTCGCTAACACCTGCCGACAAGGCGCTCGAAGGAGACCTCGCCGTCTCGCAGGTCGCGCCGTCCGCGGACGCCGATGGCGCGCTGTTTCGCTACCGAATGGACCGGGCCATGGCTCGCCTGACGCCTACGCTCGCCGCCGCGCTCTCCGGCGTGGCCCAGGGCACGGGCCTCGCGCCAGCGGACCTCACGGCCCTTGCTCGGCTCTTGGTGCGCACGGTCTCGGCCAGCTTGAAGCCGCCGTTCACCGAGGCGCTGGCGCGTGCCGCGCTCCCGGCCCTCACAGAGCACTTGCGCGCGCTCGCCCTCGCGACCCCCACGAGGAGCGGAGCCGCCGCCCTGGCGCGGGAGCTCGGCGCATTCGCGCACGTGATGAGGTAG